A portion of the Mycobacterium paraseoulense genome contains these proteins:
- the mca gene encoding mycothiol conjugate amidase Mca, producing MSELRLMAVHAHPDDESSKGAATLARYADEGHRVLVVTLTGGERGDILNPAMDLPDVRGHIAEIRRDEMAKAAEILGVEHTWLGFVDSGLPQGDPPPPLPEGCFALVPLEKSVEALVRVVREFRPHVMTTYDENGGYPHPDHIRCHQVSVGAFEAAGDYRRYPDVGEPWAVSKLYYIHGFLRARMQLLHDEAVKHGHEPPFKKWLEHWDASHDPFESRVTTRVECSAYFSQRDDALRAHTTQIDPEHDFFAAPIEWQQRLWPTEEFELARSRVPVRLPEDDLFAGIEIDR from the coding sequence GTGAGCGAACTGCGGTTGATGGCGGTGCACGCCCACCCCGACGACGAGTCCAGCAAGGGCGCGGCCACCCTCGCCCGCTATGCCGACGAGGGCCACCGGGTGCTGGTGGTGACCTTGACCGGCGGCGAGCGCGGCGACATTCTCAACCCGGCGATGGACCTGCCCGACGTGCGCGGTCACATCGCCGAGATCCGCCGCGACGAGATGGCGAAGGCCGCCGAGATCCTCGGTGTCGAGCACACCTGGCTCGGCTTCGTCGACTCCGGCCTGCCCCAAGGGGACCCGCCGCCCCCGCTGCCCGAAGGATGCTTCGCGCTGGTGCCGCTGGAGAAATCGGTCGAGGCGCTGGTGCGCGTGGTCCGCGAGTTCCGCCCCCACGTGATGACCACCTACGACGAGAACGGCGGCTACCCGCATCCTGATCACATTCGCTGCCACCAGGTGTCGGTCGGCGCCTTCGAGGCGGCCGGCGACTATCGGCGGTATCCGGATGTGGGCGAGCCGTGGGCGGTGTCCAAGCTCTACTACATCCACGGGTTCCTGCGGGCGCGGATGCAGTTGCTGCACGACGAGGCCGTCAAACACGGTCACGAACCGCCGTTCAAGAAGTGGCTCGAGCACTGGGACGCCTCGCACGACCCCTTCGAGTCCCGGGTCACGACGCGCGTCGAATGCTCGGCGTATTTCAGCCAGCGCGACGACGCGCTGCGGGCGCACACCACCCAGATCGACCCCGAGCATGACTTCTTCGCCGCGCCCATCGAGTGGCAGCAGCGGTTGTGGCCGACGGAGGAGTTCGAGCTGGCCCGCTCGCGGGTTCCCGTCCGGCTGCCCGAGGACGACCTGTTCGCCGGAATCGAGATCGACCGGTGA
- a CDS encoding DUF4307 domain-containing protein produces the protein MTETSPSRPEARYGRARVPRRWVIVGLGALVVAAGLVIAVVGYHRLGTGAVSGTLAGYRVLDDETASVTISVTRSDPSRPVDCIVRVRAKDGSETGRREVLVPPSGAATVQLTTTLKSSKPPVVADIYGCGTDVPAYLRPA, from the coding sequence ATGACCGAAACTTCTCCTTCGCGTCCCGAGGCCCGCTACGGGCGCGCGCGGGTGCCCCGGCGATGGGTGATCGTCGGGCTGGGTGCGCTGGTGGTCGCCGCCGGGCTGGTGATCGCCGTCGTCGGCTACCACCGGCTGGGCACCGGTGCGGTGTCGGGAACGCTGGCCGGCTATCGGGTGCTCGACGACGAGACGGCGTCGGTAACGATCAGCGTGACGCGATCTGACCCGTCGCGGCCGGTGGACTGCATCGTGCGGGTGCGGGCGAAGGACGGCAGCGAAACGGGCAGGCGGGAAGTGCTGGTCCCGCCGTCCGGGGCGGCCACGGTGCAATTGACCACCACGCTGAAGTCCAGCAAACCGCCGGTGGTGGCCGACATCTACGGGTGCGGCACCGACGTGCCCGCCTATCTGCGGCCCGCGTGA
- the greA gene encoding transcription elongation factor GreA: protein MTDTSVTWLTQESHDRLKAELDQLIANRPVIAAEINDRREEGDLRENGGYHAAREEQGQQEARIRQLQDLLNNAKVGEAPKQSGVALPGSVVKVYYNGDKSDTETFLIATRQEGVNDGKLEVYSPNSPLGGALIDAKVGETRSYVVPNGNTVEVTLVSAEPYHS from the coding sequence ATGACGGACACTTCGGTGACGTGGCTGACCCAGGAGTCACATGACCGGCTGAAGGCGGAGCTCGATCAGTTGATCGCGAATCGTCCGGTCATCGCCGCGGAGATCAACGACCGCCGTGAAGAGGGCGACCTGCGCGAGAACGGCGGCTACCACGCCGCCCGTGAAGAGCAAGGCCAGCAGGAGGCCCGCATTCGTCAGCTGCAGGACCTGCTCAACAACGCCAAGGTCGGCGAGGCGCCCAAGCAGTCCGGTGTCGCGTTGCCCGGCTCGGTGGTGAAGGTCTACTACAACGGCGACAAGTCGGACACCGAGACCTTCCTGATCGCCACGCGCCAGGAGGGCGTCAACGACGGCAAGCTCGAGGTGTATTCGCCCAACTCACCGCTGGGCGGCGCGCTGATCGACGCCAAGGTCGGCGAGACCCGCAGCTACGTCGTGCCCAACGGCAACACCGTCGAGGTCACGCTGGTCAGCGCGGAGCCCTACCACTCGTAG
- a CDS encoding cystathionine gamma-synthase, with protein sequence MSADRNGHFTGLATKAIHAGYRPDPATGAVNAPIYASSTFAQDGVGALRGGFEYARTGNPTRAALEASLAAVEGGGYGRAFGSGMAATDCALRAMLRPGDHVIIPNDAYGGTFRLIDKVFTQWGVRYTPVALSDVDAVRAAITPQTRLIWVETPTNPLLSIADIVTLAELAKQASVKVLVDNTFASPALQQPLTLGADVVLHSTTKYIGGHSDVVGGALITDDAALDEAFAFLQNGAGAVPGPFDAYLTMRGLKTLVLRMQRHSENASAVAEFLHGHPAVSAVLYPGLPGHPGHDVAARQMRGFGGMVSVRMRGGRQAARDLCARTEVFILAESLGGVESLIEHPSAMTHASTAGSQLEVPDDLVRLSVGIEDVADLLADLDQALA encoded by the coding sequence ATGAGCGCCGACCGCAACGGACACTTCACCGGACTCGCCACCAAGGCGATTCACGCCGGCTACCGGCCGGACCCGGCGACCGGGGCGGTCAACGCCCCGATCTACGCCAGCAGTACGTTCGCCCAGGATGGCGTCGGTGCGCTGCGCGGCGGGTTCGAATACGCGCGCACCGGCAACCCGACGCGCGCCGCGCTCGAGGCCTCGCTCGCCGCCGTCGAGGGGGGCGGCTACGGGCGGGCGTTCGGGTCGGGCATGGCCGCCACCGACTGCGCGCTGCGGGCGATGCTGCGGCCCGGCGACCACGTGATCATCCCCAACGACGCCTACGGCGGTACCTTCCGGCTGATCGACAAGGTGTTCACGCAGTGGGGCGTCCGCTACACCCCGGTGGCGCTGTCGGACGTGGACGCCGTCCGCGCCGCGATCACCCCGCAGACGCGCCTGATCTGGGTGGAGACACCGACCAACCCGTTGCTGTCCATCGCCGACATCGTGACCCTGGCAGAACTGGCCAAGCAGGCGTCGGTAAAGGTGTTGGTGGACAACACGTTTGCCTCGCCCGCGCTGCAGCAGCCGTTGACGCTGGGCGCCGACGTGGTGCTGCATTCGACCACCAAGTACATCGGTGGCCACTCCGACGTGGTGGGCGGCGCGTTGATCACCGACGACGCCGCGCTGGACGAGGCCTTCGCCTTCCTGCAGAACGGGGCCGGCGCGGTGCCCGGCCCGTTCGACGCCTACCTGACCATGCGCGGCCTGAAGACCCTGGTGCTGCGGATGCAGCGACACAGCGAAAACGCTTCGGCCGTAGCGGAATTCCTCCACGGGCATCCGGCGGTCAGCGCCGTGTTGTACCCCGGCCTGCCCGGCCACCCCGGGCATGACGTCGCCGCCCGGCAGATGCGCGGCTTCGGAGGCATGGTGTCGGTGCGCATGCGCGGCGGCAGGCAGGCCGCCCGGGATCTGTGCGCCCGCACCGAGGTGTTCATCCTGGCCGAATCGCTCGGCGGCGTCGAGTCACTCATCGAACACCCCAGCGCCATGACGCACGCGTCCACGGCCGGTTCGCAATTGGAAGTGCCCGACGACCTGGTCCGGCTGTCGGTGGGCATCGAGGACGTTGCCGACCTGCTGGCCGATCTCGACCAGGCGCTGGCCTGA
- a CDS encoding RDD family protein, with amino-acid sequence MTDQPPPGGTYPPPSPAPGSPGGQETPPPPPAPAGASYPPPPPPPGGGSYPPPPPSAGGYAPPPPGPAIRTLPTESYTPWLTRLVAFIIDILPYVVVHGIGTGILVATQQTACVTDVTQYAVNQYCATQNSTIGLAAQWLASLVGLCYLIWNYGYRQGTTGSSVGKSVMKFKVVSEVTGQPIGFGMSVVRSLAHFVDAIICFIGFLFPLWDSKRQTLADKIMTTVCLPLDGTEERPR; translated from the coding sequence ATGACCGATCAACCGCCGCCCGGCGGCACTTACCCGCCACCTTCCCCGGCGCCCGGGTCGCCCGGCGGGCAGGAGACCCCGCCCCCTCCGCCGGCGCCCGCCGGCGCTTCCTACCCGCCGCCGCCGCCCCCGCCCGGCGGCGGCTCCTACCCGCCGCCCCCGCCGTCGGCCGGCGGGTACGCTCCGCCGCCTCCCGGACCGGCGATCCGCACCTTGCCGACGGAGTCCTACACGCCGTGGCTGACCCGGCTCGTCGCGTTCATCATCGACATCCTCCCGTACGTCGTCGTGCACGGGATCGGGACCGGCATCCTCGTCGCCACGCAGCAGACGGCGTGCGTCACCGATGTCACGCAGTACGCCGTCAACCAATACTGCGCAACGCAGAACTCGACCATCGGCCTGGCCGCACAGTGGTTGGCATCGCTGGTGGGGCTGTGCTACCTGATCTGGAACTACGGCTACCGCCAGGGCACCACCGGGTCGAGCGTCGGCAAGTCGGTGATGAAGTTCAAGGTCGTCAGCGAGGTCACCGGCCAGCCCATCGGGTTCGGAATGTCCGTCGTGCGTTCCCTCGCCCACTTCGTGGACGCGATCATCTGCTTCATCGGTTTCCTTTTCCCGCTGTGGGATTCGAAGCGGCAAACGTTGGCGGACAAGATCATGACGACGGTCTGCCTGCCGCTCGACGGGACCGAGGAGCGGCCGAGGTAG
- a CDS encoding cystathionine beta-synthase — MRIAQHISELIGGTPLVRLNSVVPGGAGTVAAKVEYLNPGGSSKDRIAARMIDAAEASGLLKPGGTIVEPTSGNTGVGLALVAQQRGYQCVFVCPDKVGEDKRNVLLAYGAEVVVCPTAVPPDHPDSYYSVSDRLTREIDGAWKPDQYANPEGPASHYATTGPEIWADTDGKVTHFVAGIGTGGTITGAGRYLKEVSGGAVRIIGADPEGSVYSGGTGRPYLVEGVGEDFWPAAYDRTVPDEVIAVSDSDSFNMTRRLAREEAMLVGGSCGMAVVAALKVAEVAGPDALVVVLLPDGGRGYMAKIFNDAWMSSYGFLRGRLDGSTEQARVGDVLRRKSGELPDLVHTHPSETVRDAIGILREYGVSQMPVVGAEPPVMAGEVAGSVSERELLSAVFEGRAKLADAVSMHMSPPLPMIGAGELVGAAGKSLRDWDALMVVEEGKPVGVITRSDLLGFLSDGPRRR, encoded by the coding sequence ATGCGGATCGCCCAGCACATCAGTGAGCTCATCGGCGGCACGCCGCTGGTACGCCTGAATTCCGTCGTTCCCGGGGGCGCCGGCACCGTGGCGGCCAAGGTCGAGTACCTCAACCCCGGGGGTAGCTCGAAGGACAGGATCGCGGCGAGGATGATCGACGCCGCCGAAGCGAGCGGGCTGCTGAAGCCCGGCGGCACCATCGTCGAACCCACCTCCGGCAACACCGGCGTCGGACTGGCGCTGGTGGCCCAACAGCGCGGGTACCAGTGCGTGTTCGTCTGTCCCGACAAGGTCGGCGAGGACAAACGCAACGTGCTGCTCGCCTACGGCGCGGAGGTGGTCGTCTGCCCGACGGCGGTCCCGCCTGACCACCCGGACAGCTACTACAGCGTCTCCGACCGGCTGACCCGGGAGATCGACGGCGCCTGGAAGCCCGACCAGTACGCGAACCCGGAGGGCCCGGCCAGTCACTACGCCACCACCGGCCCGGAGATCTGGGCCGACACCGACGGTAAAGTCACCCACTTCGTCGCCGGCATCGGGACCGGCGGCACGATCACCGGCGCGGGCCGCTACCTCAAAGAGGTGTCCGGCGGTGCGGTGCGCATCATCGGTGCGGACCCCGAGGGGTCGGTGTATTCCGGGGGCACCGGCCGGCCCTACCTGGTCGAGGGCGTCGGCGAGGATTTCTGGCCGGCCGCGTACGACCGCACGGTGCCCGACGAGGTCATCGCCGTGTCCGACTCCGACTCGTTCAACATGACCAGGCGGCTGGCCCGCGAGGAGGCGATGTTGGTCGGGGGGTCGTGCGGGATGGCGGTGGTGGCCGCGCTGAAGGTCGCCGAGGTGGCCGGGCCCGACGCGCTGGTCGTGGTGTTGCTGCCCGACGGCGGGCGCGGCTACATGGCGAAGATCTTCAACGACGCCTGGATGTCGTCGTACGGGTTCCTGCGCGGCCGCCTCGACGGCTCGACCGAACAGGCCAGGGTGGGCGACGTGCTGCGCCGCAAATCGGGCGAGCTGCCCGACCTGGTGCACACGCATCCATCCGAGACCGTGCGCGACGCCATCGGCATCCTGCGCGAGTACGGGGTGTCCCAGATGCCGGTGGTGGGCGCCGAGCCGCCGGTGATGGCCGGCGAGGTGGCCGGCAGCGTCTCCGAGCGGGAACTACTGTCGGCCGTTTTCGAGGGCCGGGCCAAATTGGCCGACGCCGTCTCGATGCACATGAGCCCGCCGCTGCCGATGATCGGCGCGGGAGAGCTGGTCGGCGCGGCCGGTAAGTCGCTGCGCGACTGGGACGCGTTGATGGTGGTCGAAGAGGGCAAACCGGTCGGGGTGATCACCCGATCCGACCTGCTCGGCTTCCTCTCCGACGGCCCGCGCCGACGCTAG
- a CDS encoding alpha/beta hydrolase, whose amino-acid sequence MSAPGKVSGLPRTALRPHDILRARRAKTRKFAMSDGTPVEVLESGPSVAARVANLTTRMTVRPVLSVGSHVPNFPWPWGLIDLAARVVLPVSATVRETVKLPNASAQLVRAPGVLPADGTRRVVVYFHGGAFLTCGANSHGRLVEALSNFADSPVLVVNYRLLPKHSIGMALDDCHDGYQWLRLRGYQPDQIVLAGDSAGGYLALALAQRLQEEDEEPAALVMISPLLQLAKEYKQAHPNINTDAMFSARAFDALAELVAGAARKRKVAGRPEEIYEPLEHIKPGLPRTLIHVSGSEVLLHDARLAASRLAAVGVPAEVRVWPGQIHDFQLAAPMVPEAVRSLRQIGDYIREATG is encoded by the coding sequence ATGAGCGCACCCGGCAAGGTATCCGGCCTGCCCCGGACTGCCCTTCGTCCACACGACATCCTGCGGGCCCGCAGAGCCAAGACCCGCAAGTTCGCGATGAGCGACGGCACCCCGGTCGAGGTCCTCGAATCCGGGCCGAGCGTTGCTGCGCGGGTGGCCAACCTGACGACCCGCATGACCGTCCGGCCGGTCCTGTCCGTCGGCAGCCACGTCCCCAACTTTCCCTGGCCCTGGGGCCTCATCGACCTGGCCGCCCGGGTGGTGCTCCCGGTGTCGGCGACCGTCCGTGAGACGGTGAAGCTGCCCAACGCCTCGGCGCAGCTGGTGCGGGCGCCGGGCGTGCTGCCCGCCGACGGCACCCGCCGGGTGGTCGTCTACTTCCACGGCGGCGCGTTTCTGACGTGCGGGGCGAACTCGCATGGCCGGCTGGTCGAGGCGCTGTCGAACTTCGCCGACTCGCCGGTGCTGGTGGTCAATTACCGGCTGTTGCCCAAGCATTCGATCGGGATGGCTCTCGATGACTGTCACGACGGCTATCAATGGCTGCGGCTGCGGGGATACCAGCCGGATCAGATCGTGCTGGCGGGCGACTCCGCCGGCGGTTACCTCGCCCTCGCGCTGGCGCAACGCCTCCAGGAGGAAGACGAGGAACCTGCGGCCCTGGTGATGATCTCGCCGCTGCTGCAGCTGGCGAAGGAATACAAGCAGGCGCATCCCAACATCAACACCGATGCGATGTTCTCCGCCCGGGCGTTCGACGCGCTCGCCGAGCTGGTTGCCGGCGCGGCCCGCAAGCGCAAAGTCGCGGGCAGGCCCGAGGAGATCTACGAGCCGTTGGAGCACATCAAACCGGGCCTGCCGCGGACGCTCATCCACGTCTCGGGCTCCGAGGTGTTGCTGCACGACGCGCGGCTGGCGGCGAGCCGGCTGGCGGCGGTCGGTGTGCCCGCCGAGGTGCGGGTGTGGCCCGGCCAGATCCACGACTTCCAGCTGGCCGCGCCGATGGTGCCGGAGGCGGTTCGCTCGCTCCGCCAGATCGGGGACTACATCCGCGAGGCCACCGGGTAG